One Capricornis sumatraensis isolate serow.1 chromosome 8, serow.2, whole genome shotgun sequence genomic region harbors:
- the GP1BA gene encoding platelet glycoprotein Ib alpha chain isoform X1: MEAVPGFREPISGCHFLPIPTLFLPLFRPSLELEDRRTKSHPGRSSVSPVVLLLVTMPLLLLLFLLPSPSHPVPICEVGNKDSQVEVNCENKGLKAPPPNLQADTAILHLGENPLGTFSMASVVNLPHLTELFLGKSQLTSLQADAKLPRLEVLNLAHNKLRSLPELGRALPALSILDVSFNKLTSLPPNALRGLSHLHELYLRGNQLRTLPPELLVPTPRLRKLNLAENDLQELPTELLKGLEELDTLYLQKNRLRTIPTGFFGMLLLPYAFFHNNSWSCDCGILYFSRWLQDNPSNVYVWEEDVDIKAMTPDVKSVQCVDMNGTYVYKFSGDGCNIPGDRDNLDYDEYDEEQEVSVVNTVSTLSSHTMHWDLLHLALTTSPGSQVSSLPPVKKLTTIPITIDSITSSKTLKPTTEPPTTPITPESTTPTTPEPTIPTTPEPTTWSTPEPTTPTTPELTTPTTPEPTTWSTPEPTTSTTPELTTPTTPEPTTPTTPEPTTWSTPEPTTPTTPESISETLQSTIFLTSTESISLPTILESTITIISESDNLWKAQGLASSSNNPLLSSDSCCLFLGFYILGLLWLLVASVILILLLCWVQQVKPWALATATHTAHLELQRGRQVTVHRAWLLFFQGLLPTFRSSLFLWVRPNGRMGPLQGGRRPSALSLGRGGDLLGTVGVRYSGHSL; the protein is encoded by the exons ATGGAGGCTGTTCCCGGGTTCCGGGAGCCCATatcaggctgccatttcctccccatCCCTACCCTCTTCCTGCCTTTATTCAGGCCCTCCCTGGAGCTGGAAGACAGAAGGACCAAGTCGCACCCTGGAAGAAGCTCTGTGTCTCCGGTGGTTCTTCTGCTG GTCACCATGCCCCTCCTCCTCTTGCTGTTTCTGCTGCCAAGCCCTTCACACCCTGTCCCCATCTGTGAAGTCGGCAACAAGGACAGCCAGGTAGAAGTGAACTGTGAAAATAAGGGACTGAAGGCACCGCCTCCAAACCTGCAGGCCGACACcgccatcctccacctgggtgagAACCCCCTGGGCACTTTCTCCATGGCGTCCGTGGTGAATCTGCCCCACCTCACTGAGCTGTTCCTGGGTAAGAGCCAGCTGACCAGCCTGCAGGCAGACGCGAAACTGCCGCGGCTGGAGGTCCTGAATCTAGCCCACAATAAGCTGAGAAGCCTGCCCGAGCTGGGACGGGCACTGCCAGCTCTCTCTATCCTGGATGTGTCCTTCAACAAGCTGACCTCGTTGCCTCCTAACGCTCTGCGTGGCCTGAGCCACCTCCACGAGCTCTATCTGCGCGGAAACCAGCTGAGGACTCTGCCCCCTGAGCTCCTGGTGCCCACACCCCGCCTGAGGAAGCTCAACCTGGCTGAAAACGACTTGCAAGAGCTGCCCACTGAGCTTCTAAAAGGGTTGGAGGAACTTGACACCCTTTACCTCCAAAAGAACAGGCTGCGCACGATACCAACGGGCTTCTTTGGGATGCTCCTCCTGCCTTACGCTTTTTTCCATAACAACTCCTGGTCCTGCGACTGCGGGATCCTCTATTTCAGCCGCTGGCTGCAGGACAACCCCAGCAACGTGTACGTATGGGAGGAGGATGTGGACATTAAGGCCATGACCCCCGATGTGAAGAGCGTTCAATGTGTCGATATGAATGGCACGTACGTCTACAAATTCTCGGGGGATGGCTGCAACATCCCTGGTGACAGGGACAACCTGGACTACGATGAATATGATGAGGAACAGGAGGTATCTGTCGTGAACACTGTAAGCACCCTCTCTAGCCACACCATGCACTGGGACCTGCTCCATTTAGCACTGACTACCTCGCCAGGCAGTCAGGTGTCCTCCTTGCCTCCAGTTAAGAAACTGACCACGATCCCAATTACTATAGACTCCATCACCTCCTCCAAAACTCTAAAACCCACTACTGAACCCCCCACAACCCCAATCACCCCAGAATCCACAACCCCGACCACCCCAGAACCCACAATCCCGACCACCCCAGAGCCCACTACCTGGTCCACCCCAGAGCCTACTACCCCGACCACCCCAGAGCTCACTACCCCGACCACCCCAGAGCCCACTACCTGGTCCACCCCAGAGCCCACTACCTCGACCACCCCAGAGCTCACTACCCCGACCACCCCAGAGCCTACTACCCCGACCACCCCAGAGCCCACTACCTGGTCCACCCCAGAGCCCACTACCCCGACCACCCCAGAATCCATAAGTGAGACTTTACAATCAACCATATTCTTAACCTCCACAGAATCCATTTCACTCCCCACTATCTTAGAATCCACCATAACCATCATCTCTGAATCTGACAACCTCTGGAAGGCCCAGGGATTGGCTAGTTCCAGTAACAACCCTCTTCTCAGCTCTGACTCTTGCTGTCTGTTCCTGGGCTTCTATATCTTGGGTCTCCTCTGGCTCCTGGTTGCCTCTGTGATCCTCATCCTGCTGCTGTGCTGGGTCCAGCAGGTGAAGCCATGGGCCCTGGCCACGGCCACCCACACGGCGCACCTGGAGCTGCAAAGGGGAAGGCAGGTGACGGTACACCGGGCCTggctgcttttcttccaaggcttaCTTCCCACTTTCCGCTCTAGTCTTTTCCTGTGGGTGCGGCCTAATGGCCGCATGGGGCCTCTGCAGGGGGGTCGGCGGCCTTCGGCCCTGAGCCTGGGTCGTGGTGGGGATCTGCTAGGGACTGTGGGTGTTAGGTACTCTGGCCACAGCCTCTGA
- the GP1BA gene encoding platelet glycoprotein Ib alpha chain isoform X2 — protein sequence MPLLLLLFLLPSPSHPVPICEVGNKDSQVEVNCENKGLKAPPPNLQADTAILHLGENPLGTFSMASVVNLPHLTELFLGKSQLTSLQADAKLPRLEVLNLAHNKLRSLPELGRALPALSILDVSFNKLTSLPPNALRGLSHLHELYLRGNQLRTLPPELLVPTPRLRKLNLAENDLQELPTELLKGLEELDTLYLQKNRLRTIPTGFFGMLLLPYAFFHNNSWSCDCGILYFSRWLQDNPSNVYVWEEDVDIKAMTPDVKSVQCVDMNGTYVYKFSGDGCNIPGDRDNLDYDEYDEEQEVSVVNTVSTLSSHTMHWDLLHLALTTSPGSQVSSLPPVKKLTTIPITIDSITSSKTLKPTTEPPTTPITPESTTPTTPEPTIPTTPEPTTWSTPEPTTPTTPELTTPTTPEPTTWSTPEPTTSTTPELTTPTTPEPTTPTTPEPTTWSTPEPTTPTTPESISETLQSTIFLTSTESISLPTILESTITIISESDNLWKAQGLASSSNNPLLSSDSCCLFLGFYILGLLWLLVASVILILLLCWVQQVKPWALATATHTAHLELQRGRQVTVHRAWLLFFQGLLPTFRSSLFLWVRPNGRMGPLQGGRRPSALSLGRGGDLLGTVGVRYSGHSL from the coding sequence ATGCCCCTCCTCCTCTTGCTGTTTCTGCTGCCAAGCCCTTCACACCCTGTCCCCATCTGTGAAGTCGGCAACAAGGACAGCCAGGTAGAAGTGAACTGTGAAAATAAGGGACTGAAGGCACCGCCTCCAAACCTGCAGGCCGACACcgccatcctccacctgggtgagAACCCCCTGGGCACTTTCTCCATGGCGTCCGTGGTGAATCTGCCCCACCTCACTGAGCTGTTCCTGGGTAAGAGCCAGCTGACCAGCCTGCAGGCAGACGCGAAACTGCCGCGGCTGGAGGTCCTGAATCTAGCCCACAATAAGCTGAGAAGCCTGCCCGAGCTGGGACGGGCACTGCCAGCTCTCTCTATCCTGGATGTGTCCTTCAACAAGCTGACCTCGTTGCCTCCTAACGCTCTGCGTGGCCTGAGCCACCTCCACGAGCTCTATCTGCGCGGAAACCAGCTGAGGACTCTGCCCCCTGAGCTCCTGGTGCCCACACCCCGCCTGAGGAAGCTCAACCTGGCTGAAAACGACTTGCAAGAGCTGCCCACTGAGCTTCTAAAAGGGTTGGAGGAACTTGACACCCTTTACCTCCAAAAGAACAGGCTGCGCACGATACCAACGGGCTTCTTTGGGATGCTCCTCCTGCCTTACGCTTTTTTCCATAACAACTCCTGGTCCTGCGACTGCGGGATCCTCTATTTCAGCCGCTGGCTGCAGGACAACCCCAGCAACGTGTACGTATGGGAGGAGGATGTGGACATTAAGGCCATGACCCCCGATGTGAAGAGCGTTCAATGTGTCGATATGAATGGCACGTACGTCTACAAATTCTCGGGGGATGGCTGCAACATCCCTGGTGACAGGGACAACCTGGACTACGATGAATATGATGAGGAACAGGAGGTATCTGTCGTGAACACTGTAAGCACCCTCTCTAGCCACACCATGCACTGGGACCTGCTCCATTTAGCACTGACTACCTCGCCAGGCAGTCAGGTGTCCTCCTTGCCTCCAGTTAAGAAACTGACCACGATCCCAATTACTATAGACTCCATCACCTCCTCCAAAACTCTAAAACCCACTACTGAACCCCCCACAACCCCAATCACCCCAGAATCCACAACCCCGACCACCCCAGAACCCACAATCCCGACCACCCCAGAGCCCACTACCTGGTCCACCCCAGAGCCTACTACCCCGACCACCCCAGAGCTCACTACCCCGACCACCCCAGAGCCCACTACCTGGTCCACCCCAGAGCCCACTACCTCGACCACCCCAGAGCTCACTACCCCGACCACCCCAGAGCCTACTACCCCGACCACCCCAGAGCCCACTACCTGGTCCACCCCAGAGCCCACTACCCCGACCACCCCAGAATCCATAAGTGAGACTTTACAATCAACCATATTCTTAACCTCCACAGAATCCATTTCACTCCCCACTATCTTAGAATCCACCATAACCATCATCTCTGAATCTGACAACCTCTGGAAGGCCCAGGGATTGGCTAGTTCCAGTAACAACCCTCTTCTCAGCTCTGACTCTTGCTGTCTGTTCCTGGGCTTCTATATCTTGGGTCTCCTCTGGCTCCTGGTTGCCTCTGTGATCCTCATCCTGCTGCTGTGCTGGGTCCAGCAGGTGAAGCCATGGGCCCTGGCCACGGCCACCCACACGGCGCACCTGGAGCTGCAAAGGGGAAGGCAGGTGACGGTACACCGGGCCTggctgcttttcttccaaggcttaCTTCCCACTTTCCGCTCTAGTCTTTTCCTGTGGGTGCGGCCTAATGGCCGCATGGGGCCTCTGCAGGGGGGTCGGCGGCCTTCGGCCCTGAGCCTGGGTCGTGGTGGGGATCTGCTAGGGACTGTGGGTGTTAGGTACTCTGGCCACAGCCTCTGA